The Kitasatospora setae KM-6054 genome contains a region encoding:
- a CDS encoding sensor histidine kinase, giving the protein MQDEPRTPRRGPFSAWTTRRWLRAGAGLSLVVLVLLGVLGFWVLDRSQTISTQLVDVRSPALSTAFRLESVLLNQETGIRGYGITGNPEFLQPYRQGLADEKAHVATLTRLLHGDADALADLAAVEDAAARWRQETAEPIAAAPPGAPSPQTAALADTGKAAFDRLRAALAGEQDHLRADRAAARADLLSTTRIRNWVFTAIAVVIAVLTALVFEGLRRGINRPLERLGADARRIAAGDFEHPIVPTGPADLRRLSAEIDSMRRRLTRELAFTEQARLRLDAQAADLQRSNTELEQFAYVASHDLQEPLRKVSSFTQLLRRRYGGQLDAKADQYIDFAVDGANRMQVMINDLLDFSRVGRVHHNHQEVDLEHVLERTLETLSIGIEEVRGEITHDSLPTLVADPTQMGMLWQNLIGNAVKFRRPGVPPRVHVSAEREGGLWRFAVTDNGIGIPAQFAVKVFVIFQRLHTKEEYAGSGIGLAMCKKIVEFHGGTIEVDPTRTDGTRITFTLAAEPPELPESPDSPEDPAAPSTEQVGPAAPERQPR; this is encoded by the coding sequence ATGCAGGACGAACCGAGGACACCGCGCCGGGGCCCGTTCTCCGCATGGACCACCAGACGCTGGCTGCGGGCGGGTGCCGGGCTCTCCCTGGTGGTCCTGGTCCTGCTGGGCGTCCTGGGGTTCTGGGTGCTGGACCGCTCCCAGACCATCAGCACCCAGCTCGTGGACGTCCGTTCGCCCGCGCTGTCCACCGCGTTCCGCCTGGAGTCGGTCCTGCTCAACCAGGAGACCGGGATCCGCGGGTACGGCATCACCGGCAACCCGGAGTTCCTCCAGCCCTACCGGCAGGGCCTGGCCGACGAGAAGGCGCACGTCGCCACCCTGACCCGGCTCCTGCACGGCGACGCCGACGCGCTCGCGGACCTCGCCGCCGTCGAGGACGCCGCCGCCCGGTGGCGGCAGGAGACCGCCGAGCCGATCGCCGCCGCTCCCCCCGGGGCGCCCTCCCCGCAGACCGCCGCCCTGGCCGACACCGGCAAGGCCGCGTTCGACCGCCTCCGGGCCGCCCTGGCCGGCGAGCAGGACCACCTGCGGGCCGACCGCGCCGCCGCCCGGGCCGACCTGCTCTCCACCACGCGGATCCGCAACTGGGTGTTCACCGCCATCGCGGTCGTCATCGCCGTCCTGACCGCGCTGGTCTTCGAAGGGCTGCGCCGCGGCATCAACCGGCCCCTGGAACGGCTCGGCGCGGACGCCCGCCGGATCGCCGCGGGCGACTTCGAGCACCCCATCGTCCCCACCGGCCCCGCCGACCTGCGCCGGCTCAGCGCCGAGATCGACTCCATGCGCCGGCGGCTGACGCGGGAGCTGGCGTTCACCGAGCAGGCCCGGCTGCGCCTGGACGCCCAGGCCGCCGACCTCCAGCGCTCCAACACCGAGCTGGAGCAGTTCGCCTACGTGGCCTCGCACGACCTCCAGGAGCCGCTGCGCAAGGTCTCCAGCTTCACGCAGCTGCTCCGGCGCCGCTACGGCGGCCAACTCGACGCCAAGGCCGACCAGTACATCGACTTCGCGGTCGACGGCGCCAACCGGATGCAGGTCATGATCAACGACCTGCTCGACTTCTCCCGGGTCGGACGGGTCCACCACAACCACCAGGAAGTCGACCTGGAGCACGTCCTGGAACGCACCCTGGAGACCCTCAGCATCGGCATCGAGGAGGTGCGGGGGGAGATCACCCACGACTCCCTGCCCACCCTGGTCGCCGACCCCACCCAGATGGGGATGCTCTGGCAGAACCTGATAGGCAACGCGGTCAAGTTCCGCCGCCCCGGAGTCCCCCCGCGCGTCCACGTCAGCGCCGAGCGGGAGGGCGGGCTGTGGCGCTTCGCCGTCACGGACAACGGCATCGGCATCCCCGCCCAGTTCGCCGTCAAGGTCTTCGTCATCTTCCAGCGCCTGCACACCAAGGAGGAGTACGCGGGCAGCGGCATCGGCCTGGCCATGTGCAAGAAGATCGTCGAGTTCCACGGCGGCACCATCGAGGTCGACCCGACCCGCACCGACGGCACCCGCATCACCTTCACCCTCGCCGCGGAACCCCCGGAACTCCCGGAGTCCCCGGATTCCCCGGAGGATCCCGCCGCCCCGAGCACCGAACAGGTCGGCCCCGCCGCACCGGAGCGGCAGCCGCGGTGA
- a CDS encoding response regulator, giving the protein MPGNDFLLRATARETSEIMDAAVARTARHLADRLLTGNGPLRPPGLPEDPMGRALGMLHILDQLQRAAERLRADAARTAARTGAGYPQLGSACGLTRQGARQRWPGLYDHSDEEPTETPIMTSPAHAFDVLLVEDDAADAMLIEEALAERGARNLVQVTDGLAALEHLRAPDSPRPDLIVLDLNMPRMNGRDLLRVLKSDEDLRTIPVVVLTTSAAPDDVAGAYSSHANAYVTKPVNLAEFEQAVQSIDAFYLDTATRPPRR; this is encoded by the coding sequence ATGCCCGGCAACGACTTCCTCCTCCGGGCCACCGCGCGGGAGACGTCCGAGATCATGGACGCCGCGGTGGCGCGCACGGCGCGGCACCTCGCCGACCGGCTGCTGACGGGGAACGGTCCGCTCCGTCCCCCCGGGCTCCCGGAGGACCCGATGGGACGGGCCCTGGGGATGCTGCACATCCTGGACCAGCTGCAGCGGGCCGCGGAGCGCCTCCGGGCGGACGCGGCCAGGACGGCGGCCCGGACCGGAGCCGGCTACCCCCAGCTCGGCTCGGCCTGCGGGCTGACCCGCCAGGGAGCCCGGCAGCGCTGGCCGGGCCTCTACGACCATTCCGACGAAGAACCTACGGAGACCCCGATCATGACCAGCCCCGCCCACGCCTTCGACGTGCTGCTGGTGGAGGACGACGCGGCCGACGCCATGCTGATCGAGGAGGCGCTGGCCGAACGCGGCGCCCGCAACCTCGTCCAGGTCACCGACGGTCTCGCCGCCCTGGAACACCTGCGCGCGCCGGACTCGCCCCGCCCCGACCTGATCGTCCTGGACCTCAACATGCCCCGGATGAACGGCCGCGACCTGCTGCGGGTCCTCAAGTCCGACGAGGACCTGCGGACGATCCCCGTCGTCGTGCTCACCACCTCCGCCGCCCCTGACGACGTCGCCGGCGCCTACAGCAGCCACGCCAACGCCTACGTCACCAAGCCGGTCAACCTGGCGGAGTTCGAGCAGGCCGTCCAGAGCATCGACGCCTTCTACCTCGACACCGCGACCCGCCCGCCCCGCCGCTGA
- a CDS encoding GH1 family beta-glucosidase — translation MPDRYDLPAGFRWGVSTAAYQIEGAVDADGRGPSVWDTFTARPGAIRDGHTGRTACDHYHRWPQDVELMRDLGVDGYRFSIAWPRVQPAGRGPVNTAGLDFYDRLVDGLLDAGITPLPTLFHWDLPQALEDTGGWLDRDTAHRFAEYASVTADRLGDRVPAWTTLNEPFVHMVYGYALGIHAPGRTLMLDALPAAHHQLLAHGLAAAALRTRGREVLIANNLTPVRPASDAPEDRAAAEAYDALHNRLFTDPLLLGRYPDLSAYGVGPDLHGAVHDGDLALISRGGLDGLGVNYYNPTRIAAPTDPGLPFAEAPIEGVPRTHFGWPVVPEGLYELLLTLRGRYGDALPPITVTENGCSTDATLDDTPRIDYLAGHLDALARAATAGIDVRGYYTWSLLDNFEWGEGFGERFGLVHVDFATQRRTPKASFAWYRDLIAAQRAKSAAS, via the coding sequence GTGCCGGACCGCTACGACCTGCCCGCCGGATTCCGCTGGGGTGTCTCCACCGCCGCCTACCAGATCGAGGGCGCCGTCGACGCGGACGGCCGCGGCCCGTCCGTCTGGGACACCTTCACCGCCCGCCCCGGCGCGATCCGCGACGGCCACACCGGGCGCACCGCCTGCGACCACTACCACCGCTGGCCGCAGGACGTGGAGTTGATGCGGGACCTGGGCGTGGACGGGTACCGCTTCTCGATCGCCTGGCCGCGCGTCCAGCCGGCCGGGCGGGGGCCGGTGAACACCGCGGGGCTGGACTTCTACGACCGCCTGGTCGACGGCCTCCTCGACGCCGGGATCACCCCGCTCCCCACCCTCTTCCACTGGGACCTCCCGCAGGCCCTGGAGGACACCGGCGGCTGGCTCGACCGCGACACCGCCCACCGCTTCGCCGAGTACGCGAGCGTCACGGCCGACCGGCTGGGTGATCGAGTGCCTGCCTGGACCACCCTCAACGAGCCGTTCGTGCACATGGTCTACGGCTACGCCCTCGGCATCCACGCCCCGGGCCGGACCCTGATGCTGGACGCGCTGCCCGCCGCCCACCACCAGCTCCTCGCCCACGGCCTGGCCGCCGCGGCACTGCGGACCCGCGGCCGCGAGGTCCTGATCGCCAACAACCTCACCCCGGTGCGGCCCGCGAGCGACGCCCCCGAGGACCGGGCCGCCGCCGAGGCGTACGACGCGCTGCACAACCGGCTGTTCACCGACCCCCTGCTGCTGGGACGCTACCCGGACCTCTCCGCGTACGGCGTCGGACCGGACCTGCACGGCGCCGTCCACGACGGCGACCTGGCCCTGATCTCCCGGGGCGGCCTGGACGGGCTGGGCGTCAACTACTACAACCCGACCCGGATCGCCGCCCCCACCGACCCGGGCCTGCCGTTCGCCGAAGCGCCGATCGAAGGCGTCCCGCGCACCCACTTCGGCTGGCCCGTCGTCCCCGAGGGCCTGTACGAACTCCTGCTCACCCTGCGCGGGCGCTACGGCGACGCGCTGCCCCCGATCACCGTCACCGAGAACGGCTGCTCCACCGACGCCACCCTCGACGACACGCCCCGCATCGACTACCTGGCCGGCCACCTCGACGCCCTCGCGCGCGCCGCCACCGCCGGCATCGACGTCCGCGGCTACTACACGTGGTCGCTGCTCGACAATTTCGAATGGGGAGAGGGGTTCGGCGAGCGCTTCGGCCTGGTGCACGTCGACTTCGCCACCCAGCGGCGGACCCCGAAGGCGTCGTTCGCCTGGTACCGCGACCTGATCGCGGCCCAGCGGGCGAAGTCGGCCGCCTCGTAG
- a CDS encoding sigma 54 modulation/S30EA ribosomal C-terminal domain-containing protein → MPASPSASPAAPPLPGDALALARARVAAAAAAAARDASALVEAVRVRLTAAPGRVLAQVNAEVDGRRVRVQLAARTAGEAAERLADGLRRRVRAVSASWRPRPWPSAEPAAEPGTGPAAARSGRIVRVKSPALVWCSPDAAVRTLDAMDYDIHLFTDPATETDAVVHRIGPTGYRLARTLPAGPPHRPATPLTLSPLPAPPLTDRQAAARLTTADLPYLFFADPATRRGRVLYRRLDGHLALLTGAP, encoded by the coding sequence ATGCCCGCCTCCCCCTCCGCCTCCCCCGCCGCCCCTCCCCTCCCCGGGGACGCGCTCGCGCTCGCCCGGGCCCGGGTCGCCGCCGCCGCTGCCGCTGCCGCGCGGGACGCCTCCGCGCTGGTCGAGGCCGTGCGGGTCCGCCTCACCGCCGCGCCCGGACGCGTCCTCGCCCAGGTCAACGCGGAGGTCGACGGGCGGCGGGTGCGCGTGCAGCTCGCCGCCCGCACCGCGGGAGAGGCCGCCGAACGGCTCGCGGACGGGCTGCGCCGGCGGGTGCGCGCCGTCTCCGCGAGCTGGCGGCCCCGGCCCTGGCCGTCCGCCGAGCCGGCCGCCGAGCCGGGCACCGGACCCGCCGCCGCCCGCTCGGGGCGGATCGTCCGCGTCAAGTCGCCCGCCCTGGTGTGGTGTTCGCCCGACGCGGCGGTCCGCACCCTGGACGCGATGGACTACGACATCCACCTGTTCACCGACCCGGCCACCGAGACCGACGCCGTCGTCCACCGGATCGGCCCGACCGGCTACCGCCTGGCCCGCACCCTCCCGGCCGGCCCGCCGCACCGGCCCGCCACCCCGCTCACCCTCAGCCCGCTGCCGGCCCCGCCGCTGACCGACCGGCAGGCCGCCGCCCGCCTCACCACCGCCGACCTCCCGTACCTCTTCTTCGCCGACCCGGCCACCCGCCGCGGCCGCGTCCTCTACCGCCGCCTGGACGGCCACCTCGCCCTGCTCACCGGCGCGCCCTGA
- a CDS encoding ATP-binding protein, protein MAPRPGGESDKFGNRYEGAWTVRQALNVLLGRGESIVLEPASPLGDGVEFLYRRDGVTQAHQVKRQHRNANSWSVHSLREKGVWDALRFHVEGGRTFHFVSTVPARAVEELTDRARRSDDAAAFRREWLSDGLGDQFDALASAAVYGSAEVAWRMLRGLWVEWHNERELIDTNAVLAEQVLTGAPGHPAALTLGDVLLAGLGSTLDAPALTSRLAVHGLRPAGRAEGAAVAESVAAATRSWAATVEPGLLRPVIARAEADLLVERVTADGPRLTLLTGTAGSGKSAVLHQAVGALTASGTPVLAFRLDRLAPFDSTHRLGRHVKLAMSPVGALATAAAGRPCVLVVDQLDAVSLVSGRSSQAFGPVADLIGEAAAFPAMRVVLVCRAFDAKADPRIRELASADDSVRLEVGSLASAQVNAALVGMGLDPGRLTSSQRALLGSPLHLFLLAQLADRPDVLTGLRSRRQLLDAFWEFKRGQCDVRLPSTRFHRAVSAVAATMSERQQLFVPDSVLDTDDLAASGRVLVSENVLVRDGRKLAFFHESFFDYAFARDWLRRNDGLVEFLTGAEQELFRRGQLRQVLDHLREQDEERFAEEVEALLTAPGIRYHLKEVVLAVLRGLPDPTAAEWGAVSRVLAGRPPFMDQVVNAVRSPAWFRRADDEGVVADWLAGADSRERDWAIQLLGAASDELPDRVAQLLEPHTAHPQFGSWLAWIIRFARIGESRPLFDLLLGAVRAGRLAGHDRDLWVAVDEFADEQPAWAVELIGAQLIDGPDALRLDKRGRVAALESRDHFGVKVITAAALGAPAEYCLRVLPALVRVMAATAMPRKWAGPAYDRHFSLRSPEEQPGDLAEALYHGAAAALRAVAAADPAGARELLAQLAAAPFEAAVWLVYRTLASTGEALAPWAAALLLEGRHRLFVGYASHSTWGARDVLVAIGGALPDTTLADLERLILHLRLPHNGELSPWHEFSLLSALPEDRLSAPAGRRLGELRRLLDRAEPDAPQAITAGFARSPIPSESARQMSDDQWLAALKKHSQDRTDWSTGTGGAHELALVLQGMTEREPVRFARLALRIDAGTHPAYGSALLRGLGDTERLDDPEPLFAAVRHFAGQRRPAHDRWLGWAVRRHLDAVPIDLVEALLRCALESDDPTPARTATTLEDSDGDLFTSGINTVRGTAAEFLGDLLLSDPDGTRAALLLPHVEQLAADPSPAVRTCVAHLLHAALRHDRATVARAFDVLVQAPDPLLASRTVLRLFVALCDGDPAAGHPVIDRMLRSEFAAVRRAGGQVAALAAMDWETNEFLAAVLGGDDGPRMQGAAEVCAQRLTRTGDAAISHHALVRFFHHPDEEVREAAATVAAALRGHRLAPVRATLTALMESRAFEPALPQLLITLDDAPDRIDELALTCVRRFLKVFGKDAADLRTGAAADAHRIGELLVRAHARATPRSRRAEILDLMDELLLTGAFGVTQAITEADRD, encoded by the coding sequence GTGGCACCACGACCGGGAGGGGAGTCCGACAAGTTCGGCAACCGCTACGAGGGGGCCTGGACGGTCCGCCAGGCTCTGAACGTGCTCCTGGGCAGGGGTGAGTCGATCGTCCTCGAACCGGCTTCCCCGCTGGGCGACGGCGTCGAGTTCCTGTACCGGCGCGACGGCGTGACGCAGGCCCACCAGGTGAAGCGGCAGCACCGGAACGCGAACAGCTGGAGTGTGCACTCGCTCCGCGAGAAGGGCGTCTGGGACGCGCTGCGGTTCCACGTCGAGGGCGGCCGCACCTTCCACTTCGTGTCGACGGTGCCCGCCCGGGCGGTCGAGGAGCTCACCGACCGCGCGCGCCGTTCCGACGACGCCGCGGCCTTCCGGCGGGAGTGGCTGTCGGACGGCCTCGGGGACCAGTTCGACGCCCTCGCCTCCGCCGCCGTCTACGGCTCGGCCGAGGTGGCCTGGCGCATGCTGCGCGGGCTGTGGGTGGAGTGGCACAACGAGCGGGAACTGATCGACACCAACGCGGTGCTCGCCGAGCAGGTCCTCACCGGCGCGCCGGGCCACCCGGCCGCGCTGACCCTGGGGGACGTCCTGCTGGCCGGCCTCGGCAGCACGCTCGACGCCCCCGCGCTCACGTCCCGCCTGGCGGTGCACGGGCTCCGGCCGGCCGGCCGGGCGGAGGGCGCCGCGGTGGCCGAGTCGGTCGCCGCGGCGACCCGGAGCTGGGCGGCGACCGTCGAGCCCGGCCTGCTCCGGCCGGTCATCGCGCGGGCGGAGGCGGACCTGCTGGTCGAACGGGTCACGGCCGACGGCCCGCGGCTCACCCTGCTGACCGGTACGGCGGGCAGCGGGAAGAGCGCCGTGCTGCACCAGGCGGTCGGAGCGCTCACGGCATCGGGGACGCCGGTGCTCGCCTTCCGCCTGGACCGGCTCGCCCCCTTCGACTCGACCCACCGGCTCGGCCGGCACGTCAAGCTGGCCATGTCGCCGGTCGGCGCGCTGGCCACCGCCGCGGCCGGGCGGCCCTGCGTGCTGGTGGTGGACCAGTTGGACGCCGTGAGCCTGGTGTCGGGGCGCAGCTCGCAGGCGTTCGGCCCGGTGGCCGACCTGATCGGCGAGGCCGCCGCCTTCCCGGCGATGCGGGTCGTCCTCGTCTGCCGGGCCTTCGACGCCAAGGCCGACCCGCGGATCCGTGAACTGGCCTCCGCCGACGATTCGGTACGGCTGGAAGTGGGATCGCTGGCCAGCGCCCAGGTGAATGCCGCGCTCGTCGGCATGGGCCTGGATCCGGGGCGGCTGACGTCCTCGCAGCGCGCGCTGCTCGGCTCCCCGCTGCACCTGTTCCTGCTGGCCCAGCTCGCGGACCGCCCGGACGTGCTCACCGGGCTCCGTTCCCGTCGGCAACTCCTGGACGCTTTCTGGGAGTTCAAACGGGGCCAGTGCGATGTGCGGCTTCCTTCGACGCGTTTCCACCGAGCGGTCTCCGCAGTCGCCGCGACCATGAGCGAGCGCCAGCAGCTCTTCGTTCCGGACAGCGTGCTGGACACGGACGACCTCGCCGCGAGCGGACGGGTCCTGGTGTCGGAGAACGTCCTGGTCCGGGACGGCCGGAAGCTCGCGTTCTTCCACGAGAGCTTCTTCGACTACGCCTTCGCCCGGGACTGGCTCCGGCGGAACGACGGCCTGGTGGAGTTCCTCACCGGCGCGGAGCAGGAGCTGTTCCGGCGCGGGCAGCTGCGGCAGGTCCTCGACCACCTGCGGGAGCAGGACGAGGAGCGCTTCGCCGAGGAGGTCGAGGCGCTGCTCACCGCCCCGGGGATCCGGTACCACCTGAAGGAGGTGGTACTCGCCGTCCTGCGCGGCCTGCCGGATCCGACCGCCGCGGAGTGGGGCGCGGTCTCCCGGGTCCTGGCGGGCCGCCCCCCGTTCATGGACCAGGTGGTGAACGCGGTCCGAAGCCCGGCCTGGTTCCGCCGCGCGGACGACGAAGGCGTGGTCGCCGACTGGCTGGCCGGCGCGGACAGCCGGGAACGGGACTGGGCGATCCAGCTGTTGGGTGCGGCGTCCGACGAACTCCCGGACCGGGTGGCCCAGTTGCTGGAACCGCACACCGCGCACCCGCAGTTCGGCTCCTGGCTGGCCTGGATCATCCGCTTCGCCAGGATCGGCGAGAGCCGACCGCTCTTCGACCTCCTGCTGGGCGCCGTACGGGCGGGCCGCCTGGCCGGCCACGATCGCGACCTCTGGGTGGCGGTGGACGAATTCGCCGACGAACAGCCTGCGTGGGCGGTCGAGTTGATCGGCGCCCAGCTCATCGACGGGCCCGACGCGCTCCGGCTGGACAAGCGGGGCAGGGTGGCCGCCCTGGAAAGCCGGGACCACTTCGGGGTGAAGGTGATCACCGCTGCCGCGCTCGGCGCCCCGGCGGAGTACTGCCTGCGGGTCCTCCCGGCACTGGTGCGGGTCATGGCCGCGACCGCCATGCCCCGGAAGTGGGCAGGCCCGGCCTATGACCGCCACTTCTCCCTCCGGTCTCCCGAGGAGCAGCCCGGCGACCTGGCCGAAGCGCTCTACCACGGTGCGGCCGCCGCGCTGCGGGCGGTGGCGGCGGCGGATCCCGCCGGGGCTCGCGAGTTGCTGGCGCAACTGGCCGCCGCCCCGTTCGAGGCCGCGGTCTGGCTGGTGTACCGGACGCTGGCCTCGACCGGTGAAGCTCTCGCGCCCTGGGCGGCCGCGCTCCTGCTGGAGGGGAGGCACCGGCTGTTCGTGGGCTACGCCTCGCACTCCACCTGGGGAGCGCGTGACGTGCTGGTCGCCATCGGCGGCGCACTGCCCGACACCACGCTCGCGGACCTGGAGCGGCTGATCCTCCACCTGCGCCTCCCGCACAACGGCGAACTGTCGCCCTGGCACGAGTTCTCCCTCCTCTCGGCGCTCCCCGAGGACCGGCTCTCCGCCCCGGCGGGACGGCGGCTGGGCGAACTCCGCCGGCTGCTCGACCGGGCGGAACCGGATGCGCCGCAGGCGATCACGGCCGGCTTCGCCCGGTCGCCGATCCCCTCGGAATCGGCCCGGCAGATGAGCGACGACCAGTGGCTGGCCGCGTTGAAGAAGCACAGCCAGGACCGCACCGACTGGTCGACCGGTACCGGCGGCGCCCACGAACTCGCCCTGGTGCTGCAGGGCATGACGGAGCGGGAGCCCGTCCGGTTCGCCCGGCTCGCGCTGCGGATCGACGCCGGGACGCACCCGGCCTACGGCTCCGCGCTGCTCCGGGGCCTCGGCGACACCGAGCGGCTCGACGACCCCGAACCGCTCTTCGCCGCGGTCCGCCACTTCGCCGGCCAGCGCAGGCCCGCCCACGACCGCTGGCTGGGCTGGGCGGTCCGCCGGCACCTGGACGCCGTTCCGATCGACCTGGTGGAGGCCCTCCTGCGCTGTGCCCTGGAGTCCGACGATCCCACCCCCGCCAGGACCGCCACGACGCTGGAGGACAGCGACGGGGACCTGTTCACCTCGGGCATCAACACCGTGCGCGGCACCGCCGCCGAGTTCCTGGGCGACCTCCTCCTCTCCGACCCGGACGGCACTCGCGCCGCCCTGCTCCTGCCGCACGTGGAGCAGCTCGCCGCCGACCCCTCCCCCGCGGTCCGGACCTGCGTGGCGCACCTGCTGCACGCCGCGCTGCGCCACGACCGGGCCACCGTGGCCCGCGCGTTCGACGTGCTGGTTCAGGCCCCTGATCCGCTGCTGGCCTCGCGCACCGTGCTGCGCCTGTTCGTGGCCCTGTGCGACGGGGACCCGGCGGCGGGGCACCCGGTGATCGACCGCATGCTGCGCTCCGAGTTCGCCGCGGTGCGGAGGGCCGGTGGGCAGGTCGCCGCCCTCGCGGCGATGGATTGGGAGACGAACGAATTCCTGGCCGCGGTCCTCGGCGGCGATGACGGCCCCCGGATGCAGGGCGCCGCGGAAGTGTGCGCCCAGCGCCTCACCCGCACCGGGGACGCGGCCATCTCCCACCACGCGCTGGTCCGCTTCTTCCACCACCCCGACGAGGAGGTCCGGGAGGCCGCCGCCACCGTCGCCGCGGCGCTGCGCGGACACCGCCTGGCCCCGGTCCGCGCGACGCTGACCGCCCTGATGGAGTCGCGCGCGTTCGAGCCGGCCCTGCCCCAGCTGCTGATCACCCTCGACGATGCCCCGGACCGGATCGACGAACTGGCCCTGACCTGTGTCCGCCGCTTCCTCAAGGTGTTCGGCAAGGACGCGGCGGACCTGCGGACGGGGGCGGCCGCCGACGCCCACCGGATCGGCGAACTCCTGGTCAGGGCCCACGCCCGGGCGACGCCGAGGAGCCGACGCGCCGAAATCCTCGATCTAATGGACGAGTTGCTGCTCACCGGAGCCTTCGGAGTCACCCAAGCGATCACCGAGGCCGACCGGGACTGA